A window of the Clostridium sp. 'White wine YQ' genome harbors these coding sequences:
- a CDS encoding O-acetylhomoserine aminocarboxypropyltransferase/cysteine synthase family protein, with protein MSKNFSLGTIAVQGGYKPNPGEPRVLPIFQSTSYQQGDPDHVAKLFGLEAEGHLYTRISNPTIAAYEEKYAALQGGVAAVATSSGQAAIFYAIANIAKAGDHIISTSALYGGTFNLFNINLRKFGIDVTFVDPEASEEEILALAKENTKAIYGEIIGNPGLNILDLDKFSRVAKKIGVPLIVDNTVPSPYLCNPFEFGANIVVHSTTKYSDGHAVAVGGIIVDGGNFDWANGKFPEFTEPDSSYHGIKYIEAFGKAAYAVKARVTLLRDLGAAPSPFNAFLTNLGLETLHLRMERHSLNALKLAEFLSQHPKVSWVNYPYLEGNSQYERAQKYLKGGASGVLTFGIKGGVEEGKKLIKNLEIATLVVNLGDARTYILHPASTTHAQLSEEEQKASGVSPDLLRISVGIEDTEDLIRDFEQALNLL; from the coding sequence ATGAGTAAAAATTTTAGCTTGGGAACAATCGCAGTACAAGGAGGGTATAAGCCAAATCCAGGTGAACCAAGGGTTTTACCAATATTTCAAAGTACTAGTTACCAACAAGGAGATCCAGATCATGTTGCAAAATTATTTGGATTAGAAGCAGAAGGACATCTTTATACAAGAATAAGTAATCCAACTATAGCTGCCTACGAAGAAAAGTATGCAGCACTGCAAGGAGGCGTTGCAGCTGTAGCAACCTCCTCAGGTCAAGCAGCTATATTTTATGCAATAGCCAATATAGCTAAAGCAGGGGATCATATTATATCAACATCTGCTCTTTATGGGGGAACATTTAATTTATTCAATATTAACTTAAGAAAATTTGGTATTGATGTAACATTTGTAGATCCTGAAGCAAGTGAAGAGGAAATACTAGCCTTAGCTAAAGAAAATACAAAAGCTATATATGGAGAAATAATAGGGAATCCAGGCTTGAATATATTAGATTTAGATAAGTTTTCTAGGGTAGCAAAAAAAATTGGGGTGCCATTAATTGTAGATAATACAGTACCATCTCCATATTTGTGCAATCCATTTGAGTTTGGAGCTAATATAGTTGTTCACTCTACAACTAAATATTCAGACGGGCACGCTGTTGCAGTTGGGGGAATAATTGTAGATGGAGGAAATTTTGATTGGGCAAATGGAAAGTTTCCGGAATTCACAGAGCCTGATTCAAGTTATCATGGTATAAAATATATTGAGGCTTTTGGAAAAGCTGCATATGCAGTTAAGGCAAGAGTAACTTTATTAAGAGATTTAGGGGCGGCACCTAGTCCATTTAATGCATTTTTAACTAATTTAGGACTAGAGACTTTACACTTAAGAATGGAAAGACATTCGTTAAATGCATTAAAGTTAGCTGAATTTCTATCTCAGCATCCAAAGGTTTCTTGGGTTAACTATCCATACTTAGAAGGAAATTCTCAATATGAAAGAGCTCAAAAATACCTTAAGGGTGGAGCAAGTGGAGTACTTACGTTTGGTATTAAAGGAGGGGTAGAAGAAGGGAAGAAGCTTATTAAAAACTTAGAAATTGCGACCCTAGTTGTTAATTTAGGTGATGCAAGAACTTATATTTTACACCCAGCAAGTACAACTCATGCTCAGCTTTCAGAGGAGGAGCAAAAGGCAAGTGGAGTAAGTCCAGATCTTTTGAGAATCTCTGTTGGTATTGAAGATACAGAGGATTTAATAAGAGATTTTGAGCAGGCATTAAATTTACTATAA
- a CDS encoding 5-formyltetrahydrofolate cyclo-ligase translates to MEKKLIRENIIKKRDLIDAGIKKIYDVKIKELLMNFDLYNLSNSIFIFVGFGNEVETMNLIKDALEKNKRVYVPKIDNKNKEMKVIRIKSIGELKPGFWGILEPESNEELNEKLDLIIMPGVAFTRSGERVGYGGGYYDKFLEKTDLKIPKVVLAFSLQVLEELPQESFDIKVNYIITENEIIDCKTL, encoded by the coding sequence ATGGAGAAAAAATTAATTAGAGAAAATATAATTAAAAAAAGAGATTTAATTGATGCAGGCATAAAAAAAATATATGATGTGAAAATTAAAGAACTTTTAATGAATTTTGATTTGTATAATCTATCAAACAGCATTTTTATTTTTGTAGGTTTTGGGAACGAAGTTGAAACAATGAATTTAATCAAAGATGCTTTAGAAAAAAATAAAAGAGTTTATGTTCCTAAGATTGATAACAAAAATAAAGAAATGAAGGTAATTAGAATTAAATCTATAGGTGAACTAAAACCTGGATTTTGGGGGATATTAGAACCAGAATCTAATGAGGAACTAAATGAAAAGTTAGATTTGATAATAATGCCAGGGGTAGCATTTACAAGAAGTGGAGAAAGGGTAGGATATGGAGGAGGATATTATGATAAGTTTTTGGAAAAAACGGATCTAAAGATTCCTAAAGTAGTACTCGCATTTTCGCTTCAAGTCTTAGAAGAATTACCACAAGAAAGCTTTGATATTAAGGTGAATTATATTATTACAGAGAATGAAATAATTGATTGTAAAACTCTATAA
- a CDS encoding ABC transporter ATP-binding protein: protein MSDFYLENVIKEFGDLRVLDDISIKFQEEKITCILGPSGCGKSTLLNIISGIDKDYQGNVVGFDEKEISFVFQEDRLIPWLKTKDNIEIVLKKKYKIEERKELIYKYTSMMGIDKYLNFYPNELSGGMKQRVSLARALSYGGEIIIMDEPFKTIDVKNKNKLIKDFKTIQNEEKKTVIFVTHDIDECLELGDEIYILTDKPTKIKRKVNSNISKKEILEIVEMD from the coding sequence ATGAGTGATTTTTATTTGGAAAACGTGATAAAAGAGTTTGGTGATTTACGTGTCCTAGATGATATTTCTATAAAGTTTCAAGAAGAGAAGATAACATGTATATTAGGACCTTCTGGCTGTGGGAAAAGTACGTTGTTAAATATAATTTCAGGGATAGATAAGGATTACCAGGGAAATGTAGTTGGTTTTGATGAAAAAGAAATAAGTTTCGTTTTTCAAGAAGATAGATTAATACCTTGGCTTAAAACTAAGGATAATATAGAAATTGTTCTTAAAAAGAAGTATAAAATAGAAGAGAGAAAAGAATTAATATATAAGTACACTTCAATGATGGGTATAGATAAATATTTAAATTTCTATCCTAATGAGCTAAGTGGCGGAATGAAACAAAGAGTTAGTCTTGCAAGAGCTCTATCTTACGGTGGAGAAATAATTATCATGGATGAGCCATTTAAAACTATAGATGTAAAGAATAAAAATAAACTTATAAAAGATTTTAAGACAATACAAAATGAAGAAAAAAAGACAGTGATTTTTGTAACTCATGACATAGATGAATGTTTAGAGCTTGGAGACGAAATATATATATTAACAGATAAACCAACTAAAATTAAAAGAAAAGTGAATAGTAACATATCTAAAAAAGAAATACTAGAAATAGTTGAAATGGACTAA
- a CDS encoding ABC transporter permease, with protein MIMHIIKNKKYMLIGTALLILVWWIVSDILSNAIILPSPRETLDSLEIIVSDKSFAYTLMATLQRCILGFVISLIFASIVGIIAALNKKILEMLQPTMALLETVPTMAIIVLALIWLTNEKAPILLASIVVFPVIYEAVIQGIVGIDKSVISMTKVYKVGITDSIRYIYIPSMAKSVFGVLSSVIGLCLKMVIGGEVLGQPNYGVGTSIQMEKMQLNTAGVFSWIVILVIFVLFIESIIKLMTKRWRTFN; from the coding sequence ATGATAATGCATATTATAAAAAATAAAAAATATATGCTAATTGGAACTGCATTACTAATATTAGTATGGTGGATTGTTAGCGATATATTAAGCAATGCAATTATATTGCCTTCTCCAAGAGAAACTCTAGATTCATTAGAGATTATAGTTAGTGATAAATCATTTGCTTATACATTAATGGCAACATTACAAAGGTGTATATTGGGATTTGTAATTTCTTTAATTTTTGCTTCAATAGTAGGAATAATTGCAGCCTTAAATAAGAAAATACTTGAGATGTTACAACCTACCATGGCACTTTTAGAGACTGTCCCTACTATGGCAATAATTGTACTTGCTCTAATTTGGCTTACAAATGAAAAAGCACCCATTTTACTTGCTTCAATCGTTGTATTTCCAGTTATCTATGAAGCAGTTATTCAAGGGATTGTTGGTATAGATAAAAGCGTAATTTCTATGACAAAGGTGTATAAGGTAGGAATAACTGATAGTATTAGATATATTTACATTCCAAGTATGGCTAAAAGTGTTTTTGGGGTGCTTTCATCAGTGATAGGATTGTGTTTAAAGATGGTTATAGGTGGTGAAGTGCTAGGACAACCTAACTATGGAGTAGGAACAAGTATTCAAATGGAAAAAATGCAGTTAAATACTGCAGGAGTTTTTAGTTGGATAGTAATTTTAGTTATTTTTGTTTTATTTATAGAATCTATAATTAAACTAATGACTAAAAGATGGAGGACTTTTAATTAA
- a CDS encoding ABC transporter substrate-binding protein — protein sequence MKKAILIALSVLVATTTFVACGKKNEISKEQVTLKVVVPDGIPALSMSKLLKETKTLDKNVNIQFTIEKTTDSLTSKILSEDADIAIVPSNLAAQAYNKKLGYKIAAGGTWGSFFAITDDNINNISDLRGKELTTIGKGLTPDIVLRYILKEKGINADSDVKFNYLNGSTELAPNFISGKVKTAVVPEPMLSTILKKKSDTKILLDLNEEWKKLNSSENGYPQSSLIIKNQVAKDYKTSVDKFIDLYRESCEWTNTNPKELGDYVEELGIGVKKEDLSQALKRANIKFADAEDLKKDYNIYFKVLMENAPKTIGEKIPDDNAYYKK from the coding sequence ATGAAAAAGGCTATTTTAATTGCATTAAGTGTATTAGTTGCTACAACAACTTTTGTAGCTTGTGGAAAAAAGAATGAGATAAGTAAAGAGCAAGTTACCTTAAAGGTGGTAGTTCCAGATGGAATTCCAGCTTTATCTATGAGTAAACTTTTGAAGGAAACAAAGACTCTTGATAAAAATGTTAATATTCAATTTACTATAGAAAAAACAACAGATAGTTTAACTTCAAAAATATTATCTGAAGATGCAGATATTGCGATAGTTCCATCTAACTTGGCAGCCCAAGCTTATAACAAAAAGCTGGGCTATAAAATTGCAGCAGGTGGAACTTGGGGTTCATTCTTTGCAATTACAGATGACAATATCAACAATATTTCAGATTTAAGGGGTAAAGAGTTAACAACAATAGGTAAAGGACTTACTCCAGATATAGTATTAAGATATATTTTAAAAGAAAAAGGAATTAATGCAGATAGTGATGTGAAGTTTAATTATCTTAACGGTTCTACCGAACTTGCTCCAAATTTTATATCAGGAAAAGTTAAGACTGCAGTAGTACCAGAACCAATGCTTTCAACAATATTAAAGAAAAAATCAGATACTAAAATATTACTTGATTTAAATGAAGAATGGAAAAAGTTAAATTCCTCTGAAAATGGATATCCTCAAAGTTCTTTAATAATAAAAAATCAAGTAGCAAAGGATTATAAAACTTCAGTAGATAAATTTATTGATTTATACAGAGAAAGCTGTGAGTGGACTAATACAAATCCAAAGGAATTAGGAGATTATGTTGAGGAACTAGGAATTGGTGTTAAAAAGGAAGACTTATCTCAAGCATTAAAAAGAGCAAACATTAAATTTGCAGATGCAGAGGATTTAAAGAAAGATTATAATATTTATTTTAAGGTGCTAATGGAAAATGCACCAAAGACAATAGGAGAAAAAATACCAGATGATAATGCATATTATAAAAAATAA
- a CDS encoding EscE/YscE/SsaE family type III secretion system needle protein co-chaperone, with amino-acid sequence MKNAKEHIQSSLKDLQSARTCLQDALQSVEKPENRTKIQDTFNAVDGALTKAQDTINTYKES; translated from the coding sequence ATGAAGAATGCAAAAGAACACATTCAATCTTCTTTAAAAGACTTACAAAGTGCTAGAACTTGTTTACAAGATGCATTACAAAGTGTAGAAAAACCAGAGAATAGAACAAAAATACAAGATACATTTAATGCAGTTGATGGAGCTTTAACTAAAGCTCAAGATACAATAAATACATATAAAGAATCATAA
- a CDS encoding SDR family oxidoreductase, which produces MEKILLTGGTGFFASRFAERFKDQYNILSPDIDELDITDEEKVFELFKKERPNYVIHAAAIAVTDFCNKHPEKAHKINVEGAINVGKACKEVGAKLVFISSEQVFNGNPEAGPYSEEHKAIPDTVYGQNKLEAEGLLKEILDELWIVRFTWLMGMPDKKRNMASNIIWETVTSLLKGDKIYASPREFRGMTYVDEMLENINKLFKIPYGTYHLGSENNLSRYEVVKHILKEMGLENRIDEVLVEDVEKYKDSPRDVRLDTRKAKEHGLIFSSTIEGINQCLKDYSLILKK; this is translated from the coding sequence ATGGAAAAGATTTTATTAACTGGAGGAACAGGATTCTTTGCAAGTAGATTTGCTGAAAGGTTTAAAGATCAATACAATATTTTATCTCCAGATATAGATGAATTAGATATAACAGACGAAGAGAAAGTATTTGAATTATTTAAGAAAGAAAGACCAAATTATGTAATACATGCTGCTGCTATTGCAGTTACAGATTTTTGTAATAAACATCCTGAAAAAGCTCATAAGATAAATGTTGAAGGAGCTATAAATGTAGGAAAAGCGTGTAAAGAAGTTGGAGCAAAATTAGTATTTATAAGTTCAGAACAAGTATTTAATGGAAATCCAGAAGCAGGTCCATATAGCGAAGAGCATAAAGCAATTCCGGATACTGTATATGGGCAAAATAAGCTTGAAGCAGAAGGGCTACTAAAAGAGATTCTAGATGAATTATGGATTGTAAGATTTACTTGGCTTATGGGAATGCCAGATAAAAAAAGAAATATGGCATCTAATATAATTTGGGAAACTGTAACAAGCTTATTAAAAGGGGATAAAATATATGCTTCCCCAAGAGAATTTAGAGGTATGACTTATGTTGATGAAATGTTAGAGAATATTAATAAGTTATTTAAGATTCCTTATGGTACTTACCACTTGGGAAGTGAAAATAATCTAAGCAGATATGAAGTAGTTAAGCATATATTAAAGGAAATGGGTTTAGAAAATAGAATAGATGAAGTATTAGTAGAAGATGTAGAAAAGTATAAAGATTCACCAAGAGATGTTAGATTAGATACAAGGAAAGCAAAAGAACATGGATTAATTTTTTCATCCACTATTGAGGGTATAAATCAATGTTTGAAAGACTATAGTCTTATACTAAAAAAATAA
- a CDS encoding SHOCT domain-containing protein, protein MGRYDGRIIMGGFHMGWIFMIICLILVALAIYFVIRMINKNNFIKDTEESSLNILKERLAKGEISEEEYLRKSELIRKK, encoded by the coding sequence ATGGGGCGATATGATGGAAGAATTATAATGGGTGGATTTCATATGGGATGGATTTTCATGATAATATGTTTGATACTCGTTGCATTGGCTATTTATTTTGTTATTAGAATGATCAATAAAAATAATTTTATAAAGGATACAGAGGAGAGTTCTCTTAATATACTTAAGGAAAGACTAGCTAAAGGTGAAATATCTGAGGAAGAATATCTTAGAAAATCAGAACTTATAAGAAAAAAATAA
- a CDS encoding Cof-type HAD-IIB family hydrolase, whose translation MYKLILTDMDGTFLNSEHELSEENIKAVKKAQEKGVHFGIVSGRPYKLIKPFVQEHNFNCYAVALNGAQIYNENFNMICENYIEFDSVCEAIKIFEEEDILYQIYTSNETLCKPLGNHQKDFINLAEQYSSDKDEIAKIVEDMKKHTYGNSLIVEDIIDYIKVNNLKVCKMEVKSSSAEKLDIIKEKIGKIEDISITSSYKNNLEFVHKSVDKGSALEQLGEKLGVNPKEIIAIGDNLNDLGMIKAAGLGVAMGNAIDELKEQANFVTVSNDEHGVAQVIDKFILNSTK comes from the coding sequence ATGTATAAATTAATTTTAACTGATATGGATGGTACTTTTCTTAATTCAGAGCATGAATTATCTGAAGAAAACATAAAAGCAGTAAAAAAGGCACAGGAAAAAGGCGTTCATTTTGGAATAGTTTCTGGAAGACCATATAAACTAATAAAGCCATTTGTTCAAGAACATAATTTTAATTGTTATGCAGTAGCATTAAATGGTGCCCAAATATATAATGAAAATTTTAATATGATTTGTGAAAATTATATAGAATTTGATAGTGTATGCGAAGCAATAAAAATTTTTGAAGAGGAAGACATATTATATCAAATATATACTAGCAATGAAACATTATGTAAGCCTTTAGGAAATCACCAAAAAGACTTTATAAATCTGGCAGAGCAATATTCTAGTGATAAGGATGAAATAGCTAAAATAGTAGAGGATATGAAAAAGCATACTTATGGTAATAGTCTTATTGTAGAAGATATAATAGACTACATAAAAGTTAATAACTTGAAGGTATGTAAAATGGAAGTAAAGTCTTCTAGTGCAGAAAAACTTGATATAATTAAAGAGAAGATTGGTAAAATAGAGGATATAAGCATCACTTCATCATATAAAAATAATTTAGAGTTTGTGCACAAAAGTGTGGACAAGGGGTCAGCACTTGAACAATTAGGAGAAAAGCTTGGTGTGAATCCTAAAGAAATTATTGCAATAGGAGATAATCTAAATGATTTAGGAATGATAAAGGCTGCTGGACTAGGAGTAGCGATGGGGAATGCCATAGATGAACTAAAAGAACAAGCAAATTTCGTAACAGTATCAAATGATGAACATGGAGTTGCACAAGTTATAGATAAGTTTATATTAAATAGTACAAAATAG
- a CDS encoding sodium-translocating pyrophosphatase, producing MTIYFGIIYGVTLIAVLAIIFLSKYIFSQEKGNPKMQEISNAIKEGAMAFLKRQYKTIAIIAIIVLIIITGANYFANLSKGSSDATSIAWHTGVAFVMGALCSAISGYIGMYMTVNCNVRTAEGARKGLNKALQIAFRGGAITGLAVTTLSLFGVSTLFLLFGGASGNDTLIKEAPSLIVGFGFGASLVALFAQLGGGIYTKAADVGADLVGKVEAGIPEDDPRNPAVIADLVGDNVGDCAGRGADLFESTAAENVGAMILGVALYPIFGVKGILFPLVARALGIIASIVGIAFVKVKNEDEDPMKELNKGYGITTIIVLIFLIFNVKYMLTGTLPDGSEVNTWMLYGCAVTGIILGYAFVLLTNYYTSVNNRPVKEIAKSCETGPATNIITGISMGMESTALPVIFISIAIFISYKLGNAALGNIPNAGLYGTAIATMGMLSTCAFILAMDTFGPITDNAGGIAEMSGASEEVRLVTDRLDACGNTTKALTKGYAVGSAALATFLLFSAYLDQVKSILGQPLESWYSIDIGKPEVFIAGFIGVMLVFLFSSTAIRAVGRAAQYIIVEVRRQFKEIPGIMEGKSKPDYASCVDIVTKGALKEMVLPGILVITTPVLVGVLLGKEAAGGFLMISTIAGVVMALFLNNAGGAWDNAKKYIELGSFGGKKSEAHKASVVGDTVGDPFKDTAGPSLHVLIKLISTITLVFVALFS from the coding sequence ATGACTATCTATTTCGGCATAATTTATGGGGTAACACTAATTGCAGTACTAGCCATTATTTTTCTGTCTAAGTACATTTTTAGCCAAGAAAAAGGAAACCCTAAAATGCAAGAGATATCTAATGCTATTAAAGAAGGAGCAATGGCTTTTTTAAAGAGACAATATAAAACTATTGCTATAATAGCTATAATAGTTCTTATTATAATTACAGGAGCCAATTACTTTGCTAATTTATCAAAGGGAAGCAGTGATGCTACCAGCATAGCATGGCATACTGGAGTAGCATTTGTTATGGGTGCATTATGTTCAGCTATATCTGGCTATATAGGCATGTATATGACTGTTAATTGTAATGTAAGAACAGCAGAGGGTGCAAGGAAAGGGTTAAATAAAGCTCTACAAATAGCATTTAGAGGTGGTGCAATTACTGGACTAGCTGTAACTACCTTATCGTTATTTGGAGTTTCAACACTATTTTTATTATTTGGAGGAGCATCAGGTAATGATACTCTAATAAAAGAGGCTCCATCACTCATAGTTGGTTTTGGATTTGGAGCTTCATTAGTTGCGTTATTTGCACAATTAGGTGGAGGAATTTATACAAAGGCTGCTGACGTAGGAGCAGATTTAGTAGGTAAGGTTGAAGCTGGAATTCCAGAAGATGATCCAAGAAATCCAGCTGTTATAGCAGATTTAGTTGGAGATAATGTTGGTGACTGCGCAGGCAGAGGTGCAGATTTATTTGAATCAACAGCCGCAGAAAATGTTGGAGCTATGATACTAGGGGTAGCGCTATATCCTATATTTGGAGTTAAGGGAATATTGTTTCCTCTTGTAGCACGTGCATTAGGGATAATTGCGTCCATAGTGGGAATAGCTTTTGTAAAAGTTAAGAATGAGGATGAAGATCCAATGAAGGAACTTAATAAAGGTTATGGAATAACCACTATAATAGTTCTTATATTCCTAATCTTTAACGTAAAATATATGTTAACTGGAACTCTTCCAGATGGAAGTGAGGTTAACACTTGGATGCTTTATGGATGTGCAGTAACAGGAATAATTTTAGGCTATGCATTTGTTCTATTGACTAACTACTATACATCAGTAAATAATAGACCAGTAAAAGAAATAGCAAAATCCTGTGAAACTGGTCCAGCTACAAATATTATAACTGGTATATCTATGGGGATGGAATCAACAGCATTGCCTGTAATATTTATATCCATTGCTATTTTTATTTCTTATAAACTTGGCAATGCAGCTCTTGGTAATATTCCTAATGCTGGATTGTATGGAACTGCTATTGCAACAATGGGGATGTTATCAACCTGTGCATTTATTCTTGCAATGGATACCTTTGGACCTATAACTGATAATGCTGGAGGTATTGCAGAAATGTCAGGAGCTTCAGAAGAGGTAAGACTAGTAACAGATAGATTAGATGCTTGTGGTAACACTACAAAGGCATTAACTAAAGGTTATGCTGTAGGATCAGCTGCATTAGCTACCTTTTTACTATTCTCAGCCTATTTAGATCAAGTGAAAAGCATATTAGGACAACCATTAGAATCATGGTATTCAATTGATATTGGTAAACCAGAAGTATTTATAGCTGGTTTTATAGGAGTTATGTTAGTATTTCTATTTAGCTCAACAGCTATTAGAGCAGTTGGAAGAGCAGCTCAATACATTATAGTAGAGGTAAGAAGGCAATTTAAAGAGATTCCTGGAATTATGGAAGGTAAATCTAAACCTGATTATGCTAGTTGTGTTGATATAGTTACAAAAGGAGCTCTTAAGGAAATGGTCCTTCCAGGAATACTAGTAATAACAACTCCAGTACTAGTGGGTGTTTTACTTGGAAAAGAAGCAGCAGGTGGCTTCTTAATGATAAGCACCATAGCAGGTGTGGTAATGGCATTGTTTTTAAATAATGCAGGTGGTGCGTGGGATAATGCAAAGAAATATATAGAATTAGGAAGTTTTGGAGGAAAGAAGTCGGAGGCTCATAAAGCAAGTGTTGTAGGAGATACAGTGGGAGATCCATTTAAGGATACAGCAGGTCCATCACTTCATGTATTAATTAAGCTAATTAGTACAATAACATTAGTTTTCGTAGCTTTATTTAGTTAA
- the hemL gene encoding glutamate-1-semialdehyde 2,1-aminomutase, translating to MNNNEIFEASKRYMPGGVNSPVRAYNGFDMNPPIIKQGKGVRIYDEEGNEFIDFVLAWGPLILGHCDEDVVEAISKTACNAIAFGAPTRLELELSKFICETVDNVEMIRMVNSGTEATMSAVKLARGYTRKNKILKFSGCYHGHFEGFLVEAGSGVLTAGIAGSAGIPNETVENTLVAEYNNIESIRKIFEEQGDNIAAVIIEPVAGNMGVIVAKEEFLRELRVLCDKHGALLIFDEVMSGFRVAYKGAQSLFDIKPDLVTYAKIMGGGLPSGAYGGKKEIMQMLSPIGPVYQAGTMSGNPIVMAAGLTTLKKLYENPMIYKHIEEIGDRLEQGIKEASKENKIPVVINRAGGMFTIFFTEQETVESYADVKNCDNDRFKRYFIHMIKKGINMPPSQFEALFLSAKHSSEDIDKFIEAFKSFEG from the coding sequence ATGAATAATAACGAAATATTTGAAGCATCTAAAAGATATATGCCTGGTGGAGTAAATAGCCCAGTAAGAGCTTATAATGGGTTTGATATGAATCCACCAATTATAAAGCAAGGTAAAGGTGTACGCATATATGATGAAGAAGGCAATGAATTTATAGATTTTGTTTTAGCATGGGGTCCACTTATCTTAGGTCATTGCGATGAAGATGTAGTAGAGGCTATTTCCAAAACAGCTTGCAATGCAATAGCATTTGGTGCGCCAACAAGACTTGAATTAGAGTTATCAAAATTTATATGTGAGACAGTTGATAATGTTGAAATGATAAGAATGGTTAACTCAGGTACTGAGGCTACCATGAGTGCTGTAAAACTAGCAAGAGGATATACAAGAAAAAATAAAATTTTGAAATTTTCAGGTTGTTATCATGGTCATTTTGAAGGTTTTTTAGTTGAAGCTGGATCAGGAGTTTTAACTGCAGGAATAGCAGGGAGTGCTGGAATACCAAACGAAACTGTAGAAAATACATTGGTTGCAGAATATAACAATATCGAAAGTATAAGAAAGATTTTTGAGGAACAAGGGGATAATATAGCCGCAGTTATTATAGAGCCTGTTGCTGGCAATATGGGAGTAATTGTAGCAAAAGAAGAATTTTTGAGAGAATTAAGAGTTCTTTGTGATAAACATGGGGCTTTGCTGATTTTTGATGAGGTAATGAGTGGATTTAGGGTAGCATATAAAGGTGCGCAAAGTCTTTTTGATATCAAACCGGATCTTGTTACTTATGCAAAAATAATGGGAGGGGGACTTCCTTCTGGTGCCTATGGCGGCAAAAAAGAAATAATGCAAATGTTATCTCCAATTGGCCCAGTTTATCAAGCTGGAACTATGTCTGGTAATCCAATAGTAATGGCCGCAGGATTAACAACTTTAAAGAAATTATATGAAAATCCGATGATATATAAGCATATTGAAGAAATCGGAGATAGATTAGAGCAGGGTATAAAAGAAGCATCTAAAGAAAATAAAATACCAGTAGTTATAAATAGAGCTGGAGGAATGTTTACTATATTCTTTACTGAGCAAGAAACTGTAGAGAGTTATGCTGATGTTAAGAATTGTGATAATGATAGATTTAAAAGATATTTTATTCACATGATAAAAAAAGGTATAAATATGCCACCTTCACAGTTTGAAGCATTATTTCTTTCAGCAAAGCATTCAAGTGAAGATATAGATAAATTTATAGAAGCATTTAAGAGTTTTGAGGGATAA